From a single Sediminibacterium sp. KACHI17 genomic region:
- a CDS encoding M1 family aminopeptidase has translation MPIQLKKQRKRNKNRVLLFALFVSFFCSNISSIAQQSPHITGDVLISTKTGQLTCNLTISQLPDIKHQYEILLNKGMNIKFFKDSTGKVLTYSGWYDGKMRRDGQIYKLGMYADTLPLPSKFYVSYTGGFPVYTDTLHSFDFKGLIAFNGKTLRAAEQSLWYPVIYDKINDRMLANVTYDLHVKCTDCSNIFMNGSDPVTSNTAQVSSSIPTPLLLFIGDYSVKKESGLTLLNTNISSAEQKVFTSIIKSIQEFYVKKLNLPYTQNLVFLEHQPIKPMHPKATWGFVTYPTFAIAGKGFNSQIDTKTNRFNDTATHKLYAHELAHYYFGTVLMPNDNLFWFFSESLAEYMSFKATEHFYGNSYRRAYMKIPEETFANSRVIPLNKITHPEQISAFYRYTYAPFLIVGLEKIVGINKIYSFLQVILNERNTKTDYEYFKQCALKSGISNAEWTQFEEEFINVTNCKDIVMKLRYDK, from the coding sequence ATGCCTATTCAACTTAAAAAGCAACGAAAGAGAAATAAAAACCGTGTTTTATTATTTGCCCTTTTTGTGTCCTTCTTCTGTTCAAATATTTCTTCAATTGCGCAACAATCACCTCATATAACTGGCGATGTGCTCATCTCAACTAAAACAGGACAACTAACATGTAACCTCACTATATCCCAATTACCAGATATTAAACATCAATATGAAATTCTGCTCAACAAAGGCATGAATATTAAATTCTTCAAAGACAGCACAGGCAAAGTATTAACTTACTCCGGTTGGTACGATGGCAAAATGAGACGTGATGGTCAAATCTACAAACTGGGAATGTATGCAGACACCTTACCGTTACCATCAAAATTTTATGTCTCCTACACAGGAGGGTTTCCAGTATACACAGACACATTGCATTCATTTGATTTCAAAGGGTTAATTGCCTTTAATGGAAAAACTTTAAGAGCAGCAGAACAATCACTTTGGTATCCTGTAATCTATGACAAAATCAATGATAGAATGCTTGCTAATGTAACCTATGATTTACATGTTAAATGTACAGATTGTTCAAATATTTTTATGAATGGATCAGACCCGGTCACTTCGAATACCGCACAGGTTAGTTCATCTATCCCAACACCTCTTTTATTATTTATTGGTGATTATTCAGTAAAAAAAGAGAGTGGATTAACACTTCTCAATACCAACATTTCAAGTGCCGAACAAAAAGTTTTTACAAGTATTATAAAATCAATACAGGAATTTTATGTTAAGAAACTAAACTTACCATATACGCAAAATCTTGTTTTCCTAGAACACCAACCTATTAAACCCATGCATCCGAAGGCAACATGGGGTTTTGTAACATACCCAACTTTTGCAATTGCAGGCAAAGGTTTCAATAGTCAAATTGATACTAAAACAAACAGATTTAATGACACAGCAACGCACAAGTTATATGCGCATGAACTAGCTCACTATTATTTCGGAACTGTTCTAATGCCTAATGATAATTTATTTTGGTTTTTCTCCGAATCACTAGCAGAATATATGTCATTTAAAGCAACAGAACATTTTTATGGAAACTCCTATCGAAGAGCATATATGAAAATACCAGAAGAAACTTTTGCAAATTCGAGAGTGATCCCACTAAATAAGATCACTCATCCTGAACAAATATCAGCATTCTATAGATATACATATGCCCCATTTTTGATTGTTGGTCTTGAAAAGATCGTTGGTATTAATAAAATATATTCGTTCTTACAAGTAATACTCAATGAAAGAAATACAAAGACAGATTACGAATATTTCAAACAATGCGCATTAAAATCAGGCATCAGCAATGCAGAGTGGACTCAATTCGAAGAAGAGTTTATCAATGTAACCAACTGTAAAGATATTGTAATGAAATTACGTTATGATAAATGA
- a CDS encoding alpha/beta hydrolase, whose translation MKKAYLFLLSLIVFTSIKATPNTDTTSTPFNLTTPTGNIMGTLLMPGASSKVPVVLIIAGSGPTDRNGNNPMMKNESLHMLAQGLAAKGIASVRFDKRGIAASASAGKKEADLRFDDYIQDAIAWIELLKKDSRFSKVIVAGHSEGSLIGMVAANGRADGFVSIAGAGKAADRILKDQLATQPAMVKDPSYRIIDSLVQGKTVTDVSPMLFSLFRPSVQPYMISWFQYDPIKEITKLNIPVLIVQGTHDLQITTADADALAVAKPNAKKVVIQKMNHVLKIVEGGQAENIASYSNPSLPVSEALVAEVVSFVLGI comes from the coding sequence ATGAAAAAGGCATACTTGTTTTTACTGTCGCTAATTGTCTTTACGTCTATTAAAGCAACTCCGAACACCGATACAACATCCACTCCTTTCAACCTCACCACACCAACAGGCAACATCATGGGTACCTTACTCATGCCCGGTGCTTCCTCAAAAGTACCTGTGGTGCTCATCATTGCCGGCTCCGGGCCAACAGACCGCAATGGCAATAACCCGATGATGAAGAATGAAAGTCTGCACATGTTGGCGCAGGGATTGGCTGCAAAAGGAATTGCCAGTGTTCGTTTTGATAAAAGAGGGATTGCTGCCAGTGCATCAGCCGGAAAAAAAGAAGCTGATCTTCGCTTTGATGATTATATACAAGATGCCATTGCATGGATCGAGCTGCTGAAAAAAGATTCCCGTTTTTCAAAAGTGATTGTTGCCGGTCATAGTGAAGGTTCATTGATCGGTATGGTTGCAGCCAATGGGAGAGCGGATGGATTTGTTTCGATCGCCGGTGCGGGTAAAGCTGCAGATCGTATTCTTAAAGACCAATTGGCTACACAGCCTGCAATGGTGAAAGATCCTTCTTATCGTATCATCGATAGTCTGGTGCAGGGGAAAACAGTGACTGATGTATCGCCTATGTTGTTCTCTTTGTTTCGTCCCAGTGTACAGCCTTATATGATCTCCTGGTTTCAATATGATCCTATCAAAGAAATTACAAAACTGAATATCCCGGTATTGATCGTGCAAGGCACCCATGATCTGCAGATCACCACTGCAGATGCGGATGCATTGGCAGTGGCAAAACCCAACGCTAAGAAAGTAGTGATTCAAAAAATGAATCACGTATTGAAGATCGTAGAAGGAGGACAAGCAGAGAATATCGCCTCGTATAGTAATCCTTCTTTACCGGTGAGTGAAGCGTTGGTGGCGGAGGTGGTGAGTTTTGTGTTAGGTATCTAG
- a CDS encoding AAA family ATPase, translating to MKIDRICILNYKTLENIDIPINTYYTAICGKNNAGKSSLIQAIRTILGSESSDPFDYSSDFEVTHKTDFTKWKAEKIDPISFCLYLSLDKSLDTGLIKFIEKFLKKNEGEIVEEKDHYILQISIKFHQDKSNPEIGVQFDEDILDDFGSREVLSKIRTSKALIFHNSTEVARRYSPYHGWFDDFTENERISVKSKREILQKEFKKISDRHKKDLTDLLGRLSEKYDINLTVPGFSFEKVPYEISLGEKDFDIPLDNWGSGTKNRTLILKSLFNAKKFLETSESSRKIAPIVLIEEPESFLHPSAQAEFGKLLQDLATEFKIQIITTTHSPFILSNLDDPTANILLDRQFDKKKPRATIKVETTGKDWKKPFALALGIDSPEFDNIRSVFFSTSNSILLVEGETDKEYLELLKDERHGKHKLDFDGEIYSYGGFGTLNSTVMLKFLIEKYNKLVITFDLDAFRHVRKSLESLRLQDEKDFFKVGIDSGGKRAIEGLLPGNIFNKVWSANTELVQQSQSDNKEEAESAKDRLKKLYLDEFKQNAQPGEEYYGQFYKLTAKLNKAFKNK from the coding sequence ATGAAGATTGACAGAATTTGTATTTTGAACTATAAAACGCTTGAGAATATTGATATTCCTATCAACACCTATTACACAGCTATTTGTGGAAAAAATAACGCAGGGAAGTCTAGTCTAATCCAAGCAATACGGACAATTTTAGGTTCAGAAAGTTCTGACCCATTTGACTATAGCTCTGACTTTGAAGTAACTCATAAGACTGATTTTACTAAATGGAAGGCTGAGAAAATTGACCCTATTTCATTTTGTTTATACTTAAGTTTAGACAAGAGTTTAGATACTGGTCTTATAAAATTCATTGAAAAGTTCTTGAAGAAGAACGAGGGTGAAATTGTCGAAGAAAAAGATCATTACATACTTCAAATTTCTATCAAGTTTCACCAAGATAAAAGCAATCCAGAAATTGGCGTCCAGTTCGATGAAGATATCTTGGATGATTTTGGTTCTCGAGAAGTACTTTCAAAAATCAGAACATCAAAAGCCTTAATATTTCATAACTCAACCGAAGTCGCAAGAAGATACAGTCCCTATCATGGATGGTTTGACGATTTCACAGAAAACGAAAGAATTTCAGTAAAAAGTAAAAGAGAAATTCTGCAAAAAGAATTCAAGAAAATCTCTGACCGTCATAAGAAAGACTTGACAGATCTTTTAGGAAGACTTAGTGAAAAATATGATATAAATCTTACTGTTCCTGGTTTTAGTTTTGAGAAGGTTCCTTACGAAATCTCCTTGGGCGAAAAAGACTTTGATATACCCCTAGATAATTGGGGTAGCGGTACAAAAAATAGAACACTCATCTTAAAAAGCCTGTTTAATGCAAAAAAGTTTCTTGAGACTTCTGAAAGCTCAAGAAAAATAGCTCCAATTGTTTTAATTGAAGAGCCAGAAAGCTTCCTTCATCCATCAGCGCAAGCAGAATTTGGCAAACTTCTTCAAGACTTGGCTACTGAATTTAAAATTCAAATAATCACTACAACACACAGCCCATTTATTCTTTCAAATTTAGATGACCCGACTGCAAATATTTTATTAGATCGTCAATTTGATAAAAAGAAACCAAGAGCTACAATTAAAGTTGAAACTACTGGTAAGGACTGGAAAAAACCATTTGCATTAGCTTTAGGAATTGACAGTCCTGAGTTTGACAATATCAGAAGTGTTTTCTTTAGTACATCTAACTCTATTCTTTTGGTTGAAGGTGAAACAGACAAAGAATATCTTGAGTTACTTAAAGATGAACGTCATGGAAAACATAAGTTGGATTTTGATGGAGAGATTTATTCTTACGGAGGATTTGGCACTTTGAATAGTACAGTAATGCTAAAGTTTTTAATAGAAAAGTATAATAAACTTGTAATAACATTTGACTTGGACGCTTTCAGGCATGTTAGGAAAAGTTTGGAGTCTCTAAGATTACAAGACGAAAAAGATTTCTTTAAGGTGGGAATTGATAGTGGTGGAAAAAGAGCAATTGAAGGGCTGTTACCAGGCAATATTTTTAACAAAGTTTGGTCAGCAAATACTGAATTAGTTCAACAATCTCAATCTGATAATAAAGAAGAAGCTGAGAGTGCAAAAGATAGACTTAAAAAGCTTTATCTAGATGAGTTTAAACAAAATGCACAGCCGGGTGAGGAATATTACGGTCAATTCTACAAGTTAACAGCTAAACTTAATAAAGCATTTAAAAACAAATAA
- a CDS encoding PAS domain-containing protein, giving the protein MTINPEIFPAILDSIQENMVLLDKDFRVLYCNNEMTRSLFSFFGRTIQPGDDYRAFVVPQSMELFTASYTRALNGETIEVEHETTNETFSNWYRYKVNPVYDTQQSCIGVLLAARDINTQKKTEIKLKKANHKLLLLHKINTIVNEENTIGSMLRKVCTSIVEDGEYKLAWIGQEPDSHHPDQTIHPQYAFGELRYLQEISISMANEQQQRGPTITCLRTGKTVVTNNVTISDYFQPWLAIASKHGICSSLVLPLLINDKRACLNIYSHDINAFDEAEVEILEQIVKTITKSIISINHRLEKDKALYDLNERVKEMRTLHDFELVLKNDSLTIDEVLEKLAALLPKGWQYDTICHACVRFDGAEYKSPNYRHSQNRIEETFTTLNQKKGSIEICYDSTQSIPFLAEEIQLLRTIADLLTVHYNKNYIFNTLKKTQANLLTVFNNTDIGYSLVDNDLSILEFNKAIANGYKRLTGFDLKKGLNWNELLIYNKKLRLEDVINRVRAEKRSVIYESEYEHQGSKEYFTVNISPVLEENTIIGFIIAAIDITDKKLNELERHKLITDLMQRNRDLEQFAYIVSHNLRAPVTNILGLTYLFKSDRFNASSLPRVIDGLIDSAKKLDDVIIDLDETLRIRRQITDKFEWILFEDIIRDILKVKEAIIQEKKVMFSADFSQVDRIYSVRPYLLNIFTQIIRNSIKFSRPNVQPEIRIWTEKRDQTIVIHCIDNGEGIDTDRYQDQLFGLYKRFNLQSEGRGVGLFMVKNQVETLNGTIELKSRVGEGTHIIICFPIIQP; this is encoded by the coding sequence ATGACCATCAACCCTGAGATATTTCCTGCTATTCTTGACAGCATCCAAGAGAACATGGTACTGCTGGATAAGGATTTTCGTGTGCTGTATTGCAATAACGAAATGACCCGATCTCTATTTTCTTTTTTTGGCAGAACCATTCAACCGGGTGATGATTACAGGGCTTTTGTGGTTCCTCAAAGTATGGAACTCTTCACCGCATCCTATACCAGGGCATTGAATGGAGAAACCATTGAAGTAGAACATGAGACCACCAATGAAACCTTCTCGAATTGGTACCGCTACAAAGTGAATCCCGTATATGATACACAGCAGTCTTGTATCGGAGTGCTGTTAGCAGCAAGAGATATCAATACCCAAAAGAAAACGGAGATCAAGCTTAAAAAGGCGAACCATAAATTATTACTGCTCCATAAGATCAACACCATCGTCAATGAAGAGAATACGATAGGTAGCATGCTGAGAAAAGTTTGTACCTCCATCGTTGAAGATGGAGAATATAAACTGGCATGGATCGGTCAAGAACCGGACAGTCATCATCCCGATCAAACAATTCATCCCCAATATGCTTTTGGAGAATTACGATACTTACAAGAGATCAGTATCTCCATGGCAAATGAACAACAACAGCGTGGCCCTACCATTACCTGTTTGAGAACAGGCAAAACAGTGGTGACCAATAATGTTACCATATCCGATTACTTTCAACCCTGGCTTGCCATTGCATCCAAACATGGTATCTGTTCATCATTGGTATTGCCATTGCTCATCAATGATAAAAGAGCGTGTCTGAATATTTATTCGCATGATATCAATGCTTTTGATGAAGCAGAAGTAGAGATCCTGGAACAGATCGTAAAAACCATTACCAAATCGATCATCAGTATCAATCATCGATTGGAAAAAGACAAAGCACTCTATGATTTGAATGAGCGAGTGAAAGAAATGCGCACTTTACATGATTTTGAATTGGTTCTGAAAAATGATTCCCTGACGATCGATGAAGTACTGGAAAAGCTGGCGGCCCTATTGCCGAAAGGCTGGCAATATGATACGATCTGTCATGCTTGCGTTCGTTTTGATGGAGCAGAATACAAGTCTCCAAATTATCGCCATTCTCAGAATAGAATAGAAGAAACTTTTACAACCCTCAATCAAAAAAAAGGAAGTATTGAGATCTGTTACGACAGTACCCAAAGCATTCCCTTTTTGGCAGAGGAAATTCAGCTGCTTCGTACGATCGCCGATCTCTTAACGGTGCATTACAATAAAAACTACATTTTTAATACCCTTAAGAAGACACAAGCCAACTTGTTAACGGTGTTCAACAATACAGATATCGGATACTCATTGGTAGACAACGATCTTTCCATCCTTGAATTCAACAAAGCCATTGCCAATGGATATAAAAGACTTACGGGTTTTGATCTGAAGAAAGGACTTAACTGGAATGAGTTGCTGATCTACAATAAAAAACTCAGACTGGAAGATGTGATCAATCGTGTCAGAGCAGAAAAAAGATCTGTGATCTATGAATCGGAATATGAGCATCAAGGAAGCAAAGAGTATTTCACTGTCAACATCTCCCCTGTTCTTGAAGAAAATACCATCATCGGTTTTATCATAGCAGCCATTGATATCACAGATAAAAAATTGAATGAATTAGAGCGTCATAAATTGATCACGGATCTCATGCAGCGCAACCGTGATCTGGAACAGTTCGCTTATATCGTATCACATAATTTACGAGCGCCTGTTACAAATATTTTGGGGTTGACCTATTTATTCAAATCTGACCGGTTCAATGCTTCTTCTTTACCAAGGGTAATAGACGGGTTGATCGATTCCGCAAAAAAACTCGATGATGTGATCATTGACCTGGATGAAACCCTTAGGATCAGAAGACAGATCACAGATAAATTTGAGTGGATCTTATTTGAAGACATCATCAGAGATATCCTGAAAGTAAAAGAAGCGATCATACAAGAGAAAAAAGTCATGTTCTCAGCAGACTTCAGTCAGGTAGACAGAATCTATAGTGTACGACCTTATTTGCTGAACATCTTTACACAAATCATTCGAAACAGTATCAAATTCAGCAGACCCAATGTTCAACCTGAAATTCGCATATGGACAGAAAAAAGAGATCAGACGATCGTGATCCACTGTATCGATAACGGAGAAGGCATTGATACCGATCGTTATCAGGATCAGCTTTTTGGTTTGTATAAAAGATTCAATCTGCAATCCGAAGGAAGAGGTGTTGGATTATTTATGGTGAAGAACCAGGTAGAGACTTTGAATGGAACGATCGAATTAAAAAGCCGTGTAGGCGAAGGCACGCACATTATCATTTGTTTCCCCATCATACAACCCTAA
- a CDS encoding response regulator, whose product MKCSKVILIDDDNITNFLNSEILSFFDASLTIVPFSDPEKAIGYLLSDHIDNADDKTLILLDINMPLISGWDLIQKIENTKPEVFSHVHIHLLTSSIDENDKKRAEENPHIISILHKPLDEELLQVIFNS is encoded by the coding sequence ATGAAATGTTCTAAAGTCATTTTAATTGATGATGATAATATCACCAATTTTCTGAATAGTGAGATATTATCATTTTTTGATGCCAGTTTAACGATCGTACCTTTTTCGGATCCTGAAAAGGCAATCGGATATTTGCTCTCAGATCACATCGATAACGCTGATGACAAAACATTGATCTTACTGGATATCAATATGCCTTTGATCTCAGGATGGGATCTCATACAGAAAATAGAAAACACAAAACCCGAAGTCTTCTCGCATGTTCATATTCATTTACTCACTTCGAGTATTGATGAGAATGATAAGAAAAGAGCAGAAGAAAATCCACATATTATATCAATACTGCACAAACCTTTGGATGAGGAATTGTTGCAGGTCATTTTTAATAGCTAG